From Lysobacter auxotrophicus, the proteins below share one genomic window:
- a CDS encoding DUF1674 domain-containing protein: MIGQTPPGTLPPPPEPEPSKDDTQAKEHGGREGPEPTRYGDWEKNGRCIDF, from the coding sequence CTCCCGGCACACTGCCGCCGCCTCCGGAACCGGAGCCGTCCAAGGACGACACGCAGGCAAAGGAACACGGCGGGCGCGAAGGGCCGGAACCGACCCGCTACGGCGACTGGGAAAAGAACGGCCGCTGCATCGACTTCTGA